A window of Natronococcus sp. CG52 genomic DNA:
TCGCTGCTGCCGAAGCACGCGGATGCGTCGGACGCGACCTACATGGAGGTCAAACCGGTGATGCTCAACGCGCACTCGGACGATCTCGACAGCGGGATGGCGGTCGCGTCGGCGTGGTCGAGTCCGGAAGCGCTCGAGCGAATGGCCGAGATCAACCCGGGTGCGGTCGCGACACCCGTCCACGAGGACGTCGAATCCACGCTCGAAGACGAGGACTACACGGCGTTCGTCGACGCGTTCGAGAACGGCGTCGCCCCGGCGCCGATCGCGTGGGGATCGGTTCGCGAGGGCATCTACGACGCCATCGAGAACGTCATCTTCGACGAGCAGACGCCCGCGGAGGCCGCCGACGAGCTGGAACGGGCGCTCGAAGCGGCCGACGTGGACCTCGATCCGGACGCGGAGTGATTCGATGAAGGACGGACAAGTTCCGAACCGGCGCCCGAAGGCGGATTCCGGAGGGTGTCCGATATGGCCGTGAGCACGGACCGACTCTCGTCGTACCGAAAGCAGTTCGTCTCCCTCTCGACGGAGACGTGGCTCGGCTGGGGACTGTTGTTACCGGCAGGACTGTTGATGGGCGTCATCATCCTCTATCCCATCGTCGACGGCGTTCTAACGAGCTTCCAGATGCGGTCGTTCCTGCGGCCGGAGGCTCGCGAGTTCGTCTTCATGTCGAACTATCGGATGCTCGTCCAGGACGGCGTGTTCTGGACCGCACTGTGGAACTCGGCGGTGCTGACCGGCGTATCGGTCGCCCTGCAGTTTCTGCTGGGTCTCGGGCTAGCGCTGTTACTCAAACAGAAGGTCCCGGGGATCACGATCTTCCGGAGCATCACGATGGTCACCTGGGTTCTGCCAGTTATCGTGATCGTCATCGTCTTTAACTGGCTCGTCCAGCCCGGATACGGCCTCGTTAACCTCGTCCTCGCGGAGTTCGGACTCCCGACGGACTACTGGTTCTCGAACACCACGTGGGCCCTCCCGCTGATCGTTCTGATGCACGTCTGGAAGAACGCCCCGTTTTTCGCCATCGCGCTGTTCGCCTCGATGCAGTCGATTCCCGACGAACTCTACGAAGCCGCGAGGATGGACGGCGCATCCGCGGTACAGCAGTTCCGCTACATCACCCTGCCGAACATCTCGTACGTCGCGATG
This region includes:
- a CDS encoding carbohydrate ABC transporter permease, which encodes MAVSTDRLSSYRKQFVSLSTETWLGWGLLLPAGLLMGVIILYPIVDGVLTSFQMRSFLRPEAREFVFMSNYRMLVQDGVFWTALWNSAVLTGVSVALQFLLGLGLALLLKQKVPGITIFRSITMVTWVLPVIVIVIVFNWLVQPGYGLVNLVLAEFGLPTDYWFSNTTWALPLIVLMHVWKNAPFFAIALFASMQSIPDELYEAARMDGASAVQQFRYITLPNISYVAMIMIVLHVLYTFNNFDFVWLSTGGGPLRATEVLPTYVYKQAFDQYLLGYAASIGVVMLIIMMTFTVVYVKLEDLD